The Pantoea vagans genome includes a window with the following:
- the nrdE gene encoding class 1b ribonucleoside-diphosphate reductase subunit alpha, whose product MLNLYDADGRIQFEKDHEATRQFFLQHVEPNTVSFASAGERLRYLVAEGYYEAEVLNQYEFSFLCQLHDEADAWGFNFHTFLGAWKFYTSYTLKTFDGKRYLETFEQRACMVALTLARGNESLARELLAEMLSGRFQPATPTFLNCGKQQRGELVSCFLLRIEDNMESIGRAVNSALQLSKRGGGVAFLLSNLRESGAPIKRIENQSSGVIPVMKMLEDAFSYANQLGARQGAGAVWLNAHHPDILRFLDTKRENADEKIRIKTLSLGVVIPDITFQLAKENRDMALFSPYDVERIYGKAFGDISISELYDEMLADDRITKTFIKPRDFFQTLAEIQFESGYPYIMYEDSVNRSNPIAGRINMSNLCSEILQVNSASEFHDDLSYRRIGKDISCNLGSLNIAHAMDSRNLAQTVETAVRALTAVSEMSEINSVPSVAEGNRRSHAVGLGQMNLHGYLAREGMAYGGEEALDFTNLYFYCVTYHAVRTSNLLAQERKQSFDGFAQSQYANGHYFDKYVERVWQPRTARVAKIFADAGIALPTQADWQALRESVMQHGLYNQNLQAIPPTGSISYINHATSSIHPIVSRIEIRKEGKTGRVYYPAPFMTNDNLELYQDAYQIGPEAIIDTYAEATQHVDQGLSLTLFFRDDVTTRDINKAQIYAWKKGIKTLYYIRLRQMALQGTEVQGCVSCSL is encoded by the coding sequence ATGCTGAACCTGTATGACGCCGATGGCCGCATTCAGTTCGAGAAAGATCACGAGGCCACGCGTCAGTTCTTTTTACAGCACGTCGAGCCGAATACCGTCTCCTTCGCTTCTGCGGGCGAGCGTCTGCGCTATCTGGTCGCCGAAGGCTACTACGAAGCCGAGGTGCTGAATCAGTACGAATTTTCCTTTCTGTGCCAACTACATGATGAAGCCGATGCCTGGGGTTTTAACTTTCACACCTTCCTCGGTGCCTGGAAGTTTTACACCAGTTACACACTGAAAACCTTCGACGGCAAACGCTATCTGGAAACCTTCGAGCAGCGCGCCTGCATGGTGGCGCTGACGCTGGCGCGAGGCAATGAGAGCCTGGCGCGTGAATTGTTGGCAGAAATGCTGAGCGGCCGCTTCCAGCCAGCCACCCCAACCTTCCTCAACTGCGGCAAACAGCAGCGTGGCGAGTTAGTCTCGTGCTTCCTGCTGCGTATTGAAGACAACATGGAGTCGATCGGTCGCGCGGTGAACTCGGCGCTACAGCTGTCTAAACGCGGCGGTGGCGTAGCGTTCCTGCTGTCTAACCTGCGTGAATCCGGTGCACCGATTAAGCGTATTGAGAACCAATCTTCCGGCGTGATCCCGGTGATGAAGATGCTGGAAGATGCCTTCTCTTATGCCAACCAGCTCGGTGCCCGTCAGGGTGCGGGGGCCGTGTGGTTGAATGCGCATCATCCCGATATTCTGCGCTTCCTCGATACCAAACGTGAAAACGCCGACGAGAAGATCCGTATTAAAACGCTGTCGCTCGGCGTGGTGATCCCGGATATCACCTTCCAACTGGCGAAAGAGAACCGCGATATGGCGCTGTTCTCTCCGTACGATGTTGAACGCATCTACGGTAAAGCATTCGGCGACATCAGCATCAGCGAGCTTTATGACGAAATGCTGGCGGACGATCGCATCACCAAGACCTTTATCAAGCCGCGCGACTTCTTCCAGACACTGGCAGAGATTCAGTTTGAGTCTGGCTATCCGTACATCATGTATGAAGATAGCGTGAACCGCAGCAACCCGATTGCCGGTCGCATCAACATGAGCAACCTGTGCTCGGAGATTTTGCAGGTCAACAGCGCCAGCGAGTTCCATGACGATCTCAGCTATCGCCGCATCGGCAAGGATATCTCCTGCAATCTCGGCTCGCTGAACATTGCCCACGCGATGGACTCACGCAATCTGGCACAAACGGTGGAAACCGCGGTACGCGCACTGACGGCGGTATCGGAGATGAGTGAAATCAACTCGGTGCCATCGGTCGCAGAGGGCAACCGCCGTTCACACGCGGTGGGCTTGGGTCAGATGAACCTGCACGGCTATCTGGCACGTGAAGGCATGGCGTATGGCGGTGAAGAGGCGCTGGACTTTACCAACCTCTACTTCTATTGCGTGACCTATCACGCTGTGCGGACCTCTAATCTGCTGGCGCAGGAACGTAAACAGAGCTTTGACGGCTTTGCCCAGTCGCAGTATGCCAATGGCCACTACTTTGATAAGTACGTTGAACGTGTATGGCAGCCGCGCACCGCGCGCGTAGCCAAAATCTTTGCTGATGCCGGGATTGCGTTACCCACTCAGGCGGACTGGCAGGCGCTGCGTGAGTCGGTGATGCAGCATGGTCTGTATAACCAAAACCTGCAGGCGATCCCGCCGACCGGTTCGATCTCCTACATCAACCATGCGACATCCAGCATTCACCCGATTGTGTCGCGTATTGAGATCCGTAAAGAGGGCAAAACCGGTCGCGTTTACTATCCGGCGCCGTTTATGACTAACGACAATCTGGAGCTGTATCAGGATGCTTACCAGATTGGCCCAGAAGCGATTATTGATACCTACGCCGAAGCCACGCAGCACGTCGATCAAGGCTTGTCGCTGACGCTGTTCTTCCGCGATGA
- the nrdI gene encoding class Ib ribonucleoside-diphosphate reductase assembly flavoprotein NrdI gives MFPLVYFSSQSENTHRFITRLGFPACRIPIDGKQRLHIDQPYILVVPSYGGGSARGAVPRQVIQFLNDDANRRGIRGVIAAGNRNFGEGYCLAGDIIAQKCQVPYLYRFELMGTPDDIANVKAGVTQFWQRQTP, from the coding sequence ATGTTCCCACTGGTCTACTTCTCTAGCCAGTCGGAAAACACGCACCGATTCATCACTCGTCTGGGCTTTCCTGCTTGCCGCATTCCGATTGATGGCAAGCAGCGCCTGCATATCGACCAACCCTATATCTTAGTGGTGCCGAGCTACGGCGGCGGCAGTGCGCGGGGGGCGGTGCCCAGACAAGTGATCCAATTCCTTAATGATGACGCTAACCGACGCGGTATCCGCGGGGTGATCGCTGCCGGAAACCGCAATTTCGGTGAAGGCTACTGCCTGGCGGGCGACATCATTGCGCAGAAATGTCAGGTTCCTTATCTCTACCGCTTTGAGCTGATGGGAACCCCCGACGATATCGCTAATGTAAAAGCGGGAGTAACCCAATTTTGGCAACGACAGACACCCTAA
- a CDS encoding redoxin NrdH — translation MRIIIYTKNNCVQCNATKNAMDRKGIDYQLINLDTQPEAIDNLKSLGYRQVPVVMTHDDHWSGFRPDKIASLRQLAAVGG, via the coding sequence ATGCGCATTATTATTTACACTAAGAACAACTGTGTCCAGTGCAACGCGACAAAAAATGCCATGGACCGTAAAGGTATCGACTATCAACTGATCAACCTCGATACCCAACCGGAAGCCATCGACAACCTCAAATCCCTTGGCTACCGCCAGGTGCCAGTGGTGATGACACACGACGACCACTGGAGCGGCTTCCGCCCTGACAAAATCGCCAGCCTGCGCCAGCTCGCTGCTGTCGGGGGATAA